In a genomic window of Flavobacterium sp. KACC 22761:
- a CDS encoding TonB-dependent receptor, with translation MNSKNKKIVLHQMWTTKTAVFMIFMLFLSAGMFAQEKKQISGTVYDNTGTVLPGASVIEVGTKNATTTDFDGKFTLTVAVGGSIEVSFIGSTNQKIQITSATKNLDVRLQNDGYQLAEVQVVAVGYGTQKKSDLTGAISTVKADDLLKGTISSTEQVLQGKVAGLSIIRPSGDPAAGSTLRLRGGTSLTASNNPLIVVDGIAGVDINIVQPSDIKSVDVLKDASATAIYGSRGANGVIIITTKSGTKGVSVTYSGLSSIGYVNDNLDLLSANQWRNYVRTTGNNDAVDYGANTNWQKAIEQTAISQSHTLTINSGKADSGFRTSLSYLNNEGVIKNSGLERLSGNVTAYQYLGDNKDVKFDMGLFANIDKWHPIDYRIFENAYNLNPTIPVYTPTGEFSSVAGNLYYNPVEILTNRTVDNERHRLLGYFKTEVKFLNDFLAVANISLEHNAVKGGTYKPSYAVLEGTTEGGYAQRTYAEYTNAQGELYVNYNKVIDKHTISALGGYSYLENIYEGFGAQRSGFVTDAFSYNNLGAGYKYRLGDVYSYKGKSNLVSFYARANYSYDGKYLLTATVRRDGSSRFGENNKWGTFPSASVAWKISNEDFMSSTKGWLDNLKLRVGYGVTGNQDGIGEYKSLSILGVGNDSYYDPVTGTWSLAYSPQQNPNPDLKWESTEQLNVGFDFTLFNRISGSFEWYSKQTKDLLYTYEVPQPPYLVGTMLANVGEMSNKGVELTLNANIMKSSKFSWDANLTLGHNVQKIEKLSNPTYKTDVIYSGSLHGLAGMSGQYSQIIAEGYPVGTFWGFRNAGLDENGKIQYYNAAGTVVPESALVDADKTDLGNIQPDLTLGIGMNFTYGNFDLGFSGYGMFGQKALNATNMMLNDPNRLPSYNVPDSFLGSGITSAPKYSDYWIEDASFFRLQTLSFGYTLPIGLKSSKLRMYLMGENLFVITGYKGVDPEIGLNAQNGINGNGVMDQTGLAAPGIDRYNNYPRPTTISVGLNFTFNN, from the coding sequence ATGAATAGTAAAAATAAAAAAATAGTCCTGCATCAAATGTGGACTACTAAAACTGCAGTATTCATGATTTTCATGCTTTTTCTTTCGGCAGGAATGTTTGCTCAGGAAAAAAAGCAGATTTCAGGAACTGTGTATGACAATACAGGCACTGTATTGCCAGGAGCTTCGGTAATAGAGGTGGGAACTAAAAACGCCACTACAACAGATTTTGACGGGAAATTTACTTTGACGGTAGCCGTAGGAGGTTCGATCGAAGTTTCTTTTATTGGATCAACAAATCAGAAAATCCAAATCACATCGGCAACAAAAAATCTTGATGTTCGCTTGCAAAACGACGGTTATCAATTGGCCGAAGTTCAAGTTGTAGCTGTTGGTTACGGAACACAAAAGAAATCAGATTTGACAGGCGCGATTTCGACTGTAAAAGCTGATGATTTACTAAAAGGAACTATTTCTTCAACAGAGCAGGTTTTGCAAGGAAAAGTTGCGGGATTAAGCATTATTCGTCCTTCGGGTGATCCTGCTGCGGGTTCTACATTGCGTTTGCGTGGAGGAACTTCTTTAACGGCTAGCAACAATCCTTTAATTGTTGTTGACGGAATCGCGGGTGTTGATATCAACATTGTTCAGCCTTCAGATATTAAAAGCGTTGACGTTTTAAAAGATGCTTCGGCAACGGCAATTTATGGTTCAAGAGGAGCAAATGGAGTTATCATTATTACTACAAAATCGGGAACAAAAGGTGTTTCGGTTACGTATAGCGGTTTATCAAGCATTGGTTATGTAAATGACAATTTAGATCTTTTGTCAGCAAATCAATGGAGAAATTATGTTCGTACTACAGGAAATAATGATGCAGTTGATTACGGTGCAAATACAAACTGGCAAAAAGCAATTGAGCAAACAGCGATTTCTCAGTCACATACTTTAACAATCAATTCTGGTAAAGCAGATAGTGGCTTTAGAACGTCACTTTCATATTTAAATAATGAAGGAGTTATTAAAAATTCTGGTTTAGAAAGACTTAGCGGAAACGTTACGGCATATCAATATCTTGGTGACAACAAAGATGTAAAATTTGATATGGGATTGTTTGCAAATATTGACAAATGGCATCCAATTGATTACAGAATCTTTGAAAATGCCTATAACTTAAATCCAACAATTCCGGTTTATACACCAACAGGCGAATTTTCATCTGTAGCAGGTAATCTTTATTACAATCCAGTTGAAATTTTAACTAATAGAACGGTTGATAATGAAAGACACAGACTTTTGGGTTATTTTAAAACAGAGGTTAAATTTTTGAATGATTTCTTGGCTGTAGCCAATATTTCTTTGGAACACAATGCAGTTAAAGGGGGTACTTACAAACCAAGTTATGCAGTTTTAGAAGGAACTACAGAAGGTGGTTACGCACAAAGAACATACGCAGAATATACAAATGCGCAAGGCGAACTTTATGTGAATTATAATAAAGTAATCGACAAACATACTATTAGCGCACTTGGCGGATATTCTTATTTAGAAAATATTTACGAAGGTTTCGGAGCACAAAGAAGCGGTTTCGTAACAGATGCTTTTAGCTATAATAACTTAGGTGCAGGTTACAAATATCGTTTGGGAGATGTTTATTCGTATAAAGGAAAATCAAACTTGGTTTCGTTTTATGCTCGTGCAAATTATTCTTATGACGGAAAATATTTGTTGACAGCAACGGTAAGAAGAGACGGTTCAAGCCGTTTTGGAGAAAACAATAAATGGGGAACTTTCCCATCGGCTTCTGTGGCTTGGAAAATTTCAAACGAGGATTTCATGAGTTCTACAAAAGGCTGGCTTGACAATTTGAAATTGAGAGTAGGTTATGGTGTAACGGGGAATCAGGACGGAATTGGTGAATACAAATCGCTTTCTATTTTAGGAGTTGGAAACGACAGTTACTACGATCCGGTTACAGGAACTTGGAGTTTGGCTTATTCGCCACAACAAAATCCAAATCCGGATTTGAAATGGGAATCTACTGAGCAATTAAACGTAGGTTTTGATTTTACGCTTTTCAACAGAATCTCAGGTTCATTTGAGTGGTATTCTAAACAAACAAAAGATTTATTGTACACTTATGAAGTGCCTCAACCACCATATTTAGTTGGAACAATGTTGGCAAACGTTGGTGAAATGTCAAACAAAGGAGTTGAGCTTACTTTGAATGCAAACATCATGAAATCATCAAAATTTTCTTGGGATGCTAATTTGACACTTGGGCACAACGTTCAAAAAATCGAAAAACTTTCTAATCCAACCTATAAAACTGATGTGATTTACAGCGGTTCATTGCACGGTTTAGCAGGTATGTCTGGACAATATTCACAAATTATTGCTGAAGGTTACCCAGTTGGAACTTTCTGGGGTTTTAGAAATGCAGGACTTGACGAAAATGGAAAAATCCAATATTATAATGCAGCAGGAACTGTAGTGCCAGAAAGCGCTTTAGTTGATGCAGACAAAACAGATTTAGGAAATATTCAGCCCGATTTGACTTTGGGAATTGGGATGAATTTTACTTACGGAAATTTTGACCTTGGATTTTCAGGTTATGGAATGTTTGGACAAAAAGCTTTGAACGCTACAAACATGATGCTTAACGATCCAAACAGGTTGCCATCTTATAATGTACCAGATTCTTTCTTAGGAAGTGGCATTACATCTGCTCCGAAGTATTCTGATTACTGGATTGAAGATGCATCTTTCTTTAGACTTCAAACGCTTTCTTTTGGTTACACTTTGCCAATCGGTTTAAAAAGTTCGAAACTTAGAATGTATCTAATGGGAGAAAATCTTTTTGTAATAACTGGCTACAAAGGTGTTGATCCAGAAATTGGCTTAAATGCGCAAAACGGAATTAATGGAAACGGTGTTATGGATCAAACAGGTTTAGCAGCTCCGGGAATTGACAGATACAACAACTATCCTAGACCAACAACAATTTCTGTTGGATTAAATTTTACGTTTAACAACTAA